Proteins encoded together in one Triticum dicoccoides isolate Atlit2015 ecotype Zavitan chromosome 7B, WEW_v2.0, whole genome shotgun sequence window:
- the LOC119337652 gene encoding ABC transporter C family member 10-like — translation MGSLTGSSWVMSLCGSPICSDQDVASCAFKEILDASTCLNHLVATGIAALLLLVLALQLLVKIPKSRASARQLVTLSSPLHLSAVVFSGTLGLVYLGLGLWMLGSGFDQDGSAYLPHWWLVTVCQGLNLVLTSFAFSIRPRFLGAAFVRFSPVLLVLYAAFICSSSVVDIVAEKALTVKACLDVLSLPGAVLMLIYGIRHSHDEEGHIGSGNGLYKPLNTEADSEVADSDSQVTPFAKAGFFSRMSFWWLNPLMKMGYEKPLEDKDMPLLGATDRAQNQYLMFMEKLNREKQSPSHATPSFFWTIVSCHKRAILVSGFCALLKVLTLSTGPVLLKAFINVSLGKGSFKYEGFVLAVVMFVCKFCESLSQRQWYFRTRRLGLQVRSFLSAAIYKKQQKLSNAAKMKHSSGEIMNYVTVDAYRIGEFPYWFHQTWTTSVQLCIALAILYNAVGAAMLSSLVVIIITVLCNAPLAKLQHKYQSKLMEAQDVRLKAMTESLVHMKVLKLYAWEAHFKKVIEGLREVEYKWLTAFQLRRAYNSFLFWSSPVLVSAATFLTCYLLKIPLDASNVFTFVATLRLVQDPIRQIPDVIGVVIQAKVAFTRISKFLDAPELNGQARKKYYVGIDYPLAMNSCSFSWDVNPSKPTLKNINLAVKAGEKVAICGEVGSGKSTLLAAVLGEVPKTEGTIQVCGKIAYISQNAWIQTGTVQDNILFGSSMDRERYHNTLARCSLVKDLEMLPYGDCTQIGERGVNLSGGQKQRVQLARALYQNADIYLLDDPFSAVDAHTATSLFNEYVMSALSDKTVLLVTHQVDFLPVFDSILLMSDGEVIRSAPYQDLLADCEEFKDLVNAHKDTIGVSDVSNNITTRRSKEVSVKETDGIHTESVKPSPADQLIKKEERETGDAGVKPYMLYLCQNKGLLYFSFCIISHIIFVAGQISQNSWMAANVQNPHVSTLKLISVYIIIGVCTMFFLLSRSLAVVVLGIQTSRSLFSQLLNSLFRAPMSFFDSTPLGRVLSRVSSDLSIVDLDVPFAFVFSLGASLNAYSNLGVLAVVTWQVLFVSVPMIVLAIRLQRYYLASAKELMRINGTTKSALANHLGESIAGAITIRAFEEEDRFFAKNLDLVDKNASPYFYNFASTEWLIQRLEIMSAAVLSFSAFVMALLPQGTFSPGFVGMALSYGLSLNMSFVFSIQNQCNLANQIISVERVNQYMDIQSEAAEVVEENRPSPDWPQDGNVELRDLKIRYREDAPLVLHGITCRFEAGNKIGIVGRTGSGKTTLIGALFRLVEPAEGKIIIDSVDISTIGLHDLRSRLGIIPQDPTLFQGTVRYNLDPLGQFSDQQIWEVLDKCQLLEAVQEKEQGLDSHVVEDGSNWSMGQRQLFCLGRALLRRCRILVLDEATASIDNATDAVLQKTIRTEFKYCTVITVAHRIPTVMDCDMVLAMSDGKVVEYDKPTKLMETEGSLFRKLVNEYWSYTSNGNI, via the exons ATGGGTTCCCTCACAG GTTCTTCTTGGGTGATGAGCTTGTGTGGGAGCCCAATATGCTCCGACCAAGATGTGGCCTCATGTGCGTTCAAGGAGATACTCGACGCCTCCACCTGCCTGAATCATCTAGTGGCAACCGGCATCGCCGCGCTGCTCTTGTTGGTGCTCGCGCTCCAGCTGCTTGTGAAAATTCCCAAGAGCAGAGCGTCTGCGCGGCAGCTCGTCACGCTCAGCTCACCGCTGCACCTATCTGCTGTGGTGTTCAGTGGCACCTTGGGTTTGGTTTATCTTGGGCTTGGATTGTGGATGCTGGGGAGTGGCTTCGATCAGGATGGTTCTGCTTACCTTCCACATTGGTGGCTTGTGACAGTATGTCAGGGACTGAATCTGGTCCTCACCAGCTTTGCTTTCAGCATCAGGCCTCGGTTTCTTGGAGCGGCATTTGTCCGATTTTCGCCGGTCTTGCTGGTCCTCTATGCAGCATTCATCTGTTCTTCTTCAGTCGTTGATATTGTTGCAGAGAAGGCGCTGACTGTTAAGGCCTGTTTAGATGTTTTGTCCCTACCAGGTGCAGTTCTCATGCTTATTTATGGCATTCGGCACAGCCATGATGAGGAGGGACACATTGGAAGTGGAAATGGTTTATACAAGCCTCTGAACACAGAGGCAGACAGTGAGGTAGCTGATTCTGACAGTCAGGTAACCCCCTTTGCTAAAGCTGGTTTTTTCAGCAGGATGTCGTTTTGGTGGTTGAATCCTCTGATGAAGATGGGATATGAGAAGCCCCTTGAGGACAAAGACATGCCACTTTTAGGCGCCACAGATCGAGCACAGAACCAGTACTTGATGTTCATGGAGAAGCTGAACCGCGAAAAGCAGTCGCCATCGCACGCCACACCATCATTCTTCTGGACTATTGTTTCTTGTCACAAGCGTGCCATCTTGGTCTCAGGTTTCTGTGCTTTGCTTAAAGTTCTCACCTTGTCTACTGGCCCAGTGCTTCTCAAGGCATTCATCAATGTATCACTTGGGAAAGGGTCCTTTAAATACGAAGGCTTTGTGCTTGCTGTGGTCATGTTCGTCTGCAAATTCTGTGAATCGTTGTCACAGAGACAGTGGTATTTTCGCACTCGGAGATTAGGATTGCAGGTGAGGTCATTTCTGTCAGCAGCCATTTATAAGAAACAGCAGAAGCTATCAAATGCAGCAAAAATGAAGCACTCTTCTGGAGAAATTATGAACTATGTGACTGTCGATGCCTACCGGATTGGGGAATTTCCGTACTGGTTCCATCAAACATGGACAACAAGTGTTCAACTTTGCATTGCTCTGGCAATTCTATACAATGCGGTTGGCGCTGCAATGCTTTCATCATTAGTTGTAATCATCATCACAGTGCTTTGCAACGCGCCATTGGCCAAACTGCAACACAAATACCAGAGTAAGCTTATGGAAGCACAAGATGTGAGATTGAAGGCCATGACCGAGTCATTAGTTCATATGAAGGTCTTGAAACTTTATGCATGGGAAGCTCACTTCAAGAAGGTCATTGAGGGGTTGAGAGAGGTTGAGTACAAGTGGTTGACAGCATTCCAGCTTAGGCGGGCATACAACAGTTTCCTGTTCTGGTCATCACCTGTTCTGGTTTCGGCAGCAACCTTTCTAACATGCTATCTTCTGAAAATTCCTCTTGATGCTAGCAATGTCTTCACCTTCGTGGCAACTCTGCGTCTCGTGCAAGACCCAATCAGGCAAATACCAGATGTTATTGGTGTCGTGATACAAGCTAAGGTCGCGTTCACTCGGATATCGAAGTTCCTTGATGCTCCTGAGCTAAACGGGCAAGCTAGAAAGAAATACTATGTTGGCATTGATTACCCTTTAGCGATGAATTCGTGCAGTTTCTCATGGGATGTGAATCCAtcaaaaccaactctgaagaacatAAATCTGGCAGTCAAAGCGGGAGAAAAGGTTGCCATTTGTGGAGAGGTAGGATCAGGAAAGTCCACGCTTTTGGCTGCTGTGCTCGGAGAGGTCCCCAAGACTGAAGGCACG ATCCAAGTCTGTGGGAAAATAGCATATATTTCTCAGAATGCATGGATCCAAACAGGAACCGTGCAAGACAATATTCTCTTTGGATCGTCGATGGACAGGGAAAGATACCACAACACACTTGCGAGGTGCTCATTGGTCAAGGACCTTGAAATGTTGCCATATGGAGATTGTACTCAAATTGGGGAGAGAGGAGTAAACCTTAGTGGTGGTCAGAAGCAGCGCGTCCAGCTTGCTCGTGCACTATACCAAAATGCAGACATCTATCTTCTTGATGATCCTTTCAGTGCTGTTGATGCCCATACAGCCACAAGTCTATTCAAT GAATATGTCATGAGCGCTCTATCGGACAAGACTGTTCTCTTGGTGACGCACCAAGTGGATTTCCTACCCGTATTTGACTCCATTTTG TTAATGTCAGATGGAGAGGTTATTCGGTCTGCACCTTATCAAGATCTATTGGCAGATTGTGAAGAATTTAAAGACCTTGTAAATGCCCATAaagatacaattggtgtttccgatGTTAGTAACAATATAACCACTCGAAGATCTAAGGAAGTATCAGTAAAGGAGACAGATGGTATTCATACAGAATCTGTGAAGCCATCACCAGCAGATCAACTGATCAAGAAAGAGGAAAGAGAAACAGGGGATGCAGGTGTTAAGCCTTATATGCTTTACCTGTGCCAGAACAAAGGCCTCCTGTATTTCTCTTTTTGTATTATTTCTCACATTATTTTCGTAGCTGGGCAAATATCACAGAATTCATGGATGGCTGCTAATGTCCAAAATCCTCATGTTAGTACACTGAAGTTAATTTCTGTGTACATTATTATCGGAGTTTGCACAATGTTCTTCTTGCTATCAAGATCTTTGGCAGTCGTTGTTCTTGGGATCCAGACATCACGATCCTTATTTTCCCAGCTACTCAATTCATTATTCCGTGCACCAATGTCCTTTTTTGATTCTACTCCTCTAGGAAGGGTTCTTAGCCGG GTCTCTTCAGATTTGAGTATCGTTGACCTTGATGTTCCATTTGCTTTTGTGTTTAGCCTTGGTGCCAGCTTAAATGCATATAGCAATCTAGGGGTACTGGCTGTTGTTACATGGCAAGTTCTGTTTGTATCTGTGCCAATGATAGTTTTGGCAATTAGGCTGCAG AGGTACTATCTAGCCTCGGCCAAGGAACTGATGCGGATCAATGGTACCACCAAGTCCGCTCTAGCGAATCACTTAGGTGAATCGATTGCAGGGGCTATAACCATAAGGGCCTTTGAGGAAGAAGATCGTTTCTTCGCTAAAAATTTGGACCTTGTTGACAAGAATGCCAGCCCATATTTCTATAATTTTGCATCAACTGAATGGTTAATTCAACGTCTGGAGATAATGAGTGCCGCAGTTCTTTCCTTTTCTGCCTTTGTCATGGCCCTTCTTCCTCAAGGAACGTTTAGCCCTG GTTTTGTGGGAATGGCATTGTCCTATGGTCTTTCCCTAAATATGTCATTTGTTTTCTCTATTCAAAACCAATGCAACCTGGCGAATCAAATAATCTCGGTGGAACGGGTGAACCAGTACATGGACATACAAAGTGAAGCCGCAGAAGTTGTTGAGGAAAATCGACCATCACCAGATTGGCCTCAAGATGGTAATGTGGAGCTTAGAGATTTGAAG atcaggtataGGGAAGATGCTCCCCTTGTACTACATGGAATCACTTGCAGGTTTGAAGCTGGAAATAAGATTGGTATAGTTGGTCGAACAGGAAGTGGCAAGACAACATTAATTGGTGCATTGTTTCGTCTTGTTGAACCCGCCGAAGGGAAAATAATTATAGACTCTGTCGACATCAGTACAATAGGCTTGCATGACCTGCGTTCGCGTTTGGGTATCATTCCACAAGATCCAACACTTTTTCAGGGTACAGTAAGATACAATCTAGATCCTCTTGGGCAATTCTCAGATCAACAAATATGGGAG GTTCTTGACAAATGTCAACTTCTTGAAGCTGTCCAGGAGAAGGAACAGGGATTGGATTCACATG TTGTGGAAGACGGGTCGAACTGGAGTATGGGTCAAAGGCAGCTCTTTTGTCTGGGACGTGCACTTTTGAGAAGATGCCGCATCTTAGTTCTTGATGAAGCGACAGCCTCTATAGACAATGCAACAGATGCTGTCCTTCAGAAAACGATCCGGACAGAATTCAAATACTGCACCGTTATTACAGTTGCACACCGTATACCAACAGTTATGGACTGCGATATGGTACTTGCAATGAGCGATG GGAAAGTAGTGGAGTATGACAAACCTACAAAGCTCATGGAAACTGAAGGATCCCTCTTCCGCAAACTGGTCAACGAGTACTGGTCATACACATCGAATGGAAATATTTAG